The Leguminivora glycinivorella isolate SPB_JAAS2020 chromosome 17, LegGlyc_1.1, whole genome shotgun sequence genome has a window encoding:
- the LOC125235542 gene encoding LOW QUALITY PROTEIN: uncharacterized protein LOC125235542 (The sequence of the model RefSeq protein was modified relative to this genomic sequence to represent the inferred CDS: inserted 2 bases in 1 codon; deleted 1 base in 1 codon) — protein sequence MDVVGSEIGQKMRSAIKAKLTELGCYVDDELPDYVMVMVANKRTRAQMEDDLQLFLGDNTELFVNWLHQVLKKLQEVTVTAPIIAESEKSKDSSTKEKKSKDKKTRINLKNPRALKSPKRRTKKNYTRKKIKNPKKAHKSKKKSKKHEMIRPNIPPLLMNMEKESEPSITDVFAGQILKNHGILLETPKIDTKVDEKPALPELKRPILPIIDPATINSQPEPSQSSMKVLQQSVTMMLRRDEQIKEMNEIEAKIQGLKQKLAEQLDSMSDDEDFLTIRTEAEELMNDFAEDVYQEISAAAPRAPATPPLSLASPPRPAPLLPPKPXPSPEALPQIELQLPKRPVRERLGAREDKLDKAESPERFTPEREPETKRARSRLDEPPEKQRKIDDDDDDLETSSKRISSKVAVLERTPRVCASVVRVRPRPRVAAPSNSLLLRAVADAHKSLLNIPPKMETEPAKVKRALVKPMRRCVDAQKIVIQVQADSHTETTEKADSEKQRSPSEKEEFSPALFTKKIVNTDYVPPRTKDPRTSSVRDDTLVIETLNIHNPTVDKQKDTQFIVTMDGYDPNVFLAKKLLTEGLLDDDDKSKKSDTDSKTKDKPDKVYKEVDERTETVKNKEVKESKKEINKDLPIENKVKHDKKDSKDDKDVAPKKRLSDTSEESDTQVIINPETEKTEPEVEEKLEVPVVRKRKKSPIVFDVEKKEKKDRARERTESAGSDNHVTVTTITSTHKYDSVPSLSAAERAVIPCRAFPACRYGSSCAFLHPRCKFAAACTRRDCVYTHTQPPKLVASHVVPAATFKTIQPSALPTICKFYPNCVNPACHFAHPKPCRYGKGCLNKAECNFYHADKWRYPV from the exons ATGGACGTCGTCGGCAGTGAAATTGGCCAAAAGATGCGG tctgCCATCAAGGCAAAACTAACTGAACTGGGCTGTTATGTTG ATGACGAGCTCCCAGACTACGTCATGGTCATGGTGGCCAACAAGCGCACCCGCGCTCAGATGGAGGACGATCTTCAGTTGTTCCTCGGAGACAACACTGAGTTGTTTGTCAACTGGCTGCATCAGGTGCTCAAGAAGTTACAGGAGGTTACCGTTACAGCGCCGATAA TAGCAGAATCTGAAAAGAGCAAAGACAGTTCAACAAAAGAAAAGAAATCTAAAGATAAAAAGACAAGGATAAATCTAAAAAATCCGAGAGCTCTAAAAAGTCCAAAAAGAAGGACAAAGAAAAACTACACAAGAAAAAAGATAAAGAATCCAAAAAAAGCTCATAAGAGTAAGAAAAAGAGTAAAAAGCATGAAATGATCAGGCCTAACATACCACCTCTACTCATGAACATGGAAAAGGAATCTGAGCCATCTATTACTGATGTATTTGCTGGTCAGATTTTGAAGAACCATGGTATT CTTTTAGAAACACCTAAAATAGATACAAAAGTGGATGAAAAACCTGCATTACCGGAATTAAAGAGGCCAATTTTGCCTATTATAGACCCAGCTACAATAAATTCACAGCCGGAGCCTTCACAATCTAGTATGAAAGTATTACAACAATCAGTGACCATGATGTTGAGGAG GGATGAACAGATTAAGGAGATGAATGAGATTGAAGCGAAAATTCAGGGGTTGAAACAGAAGTTAGCCGAGCAGTTAGATTCTATGTCGGATGATGAGGATTTTCTGACTATAAGGACTGAAGCTGAGGAGTTGATGAATGATTTTGCTGAAGATGTGTATCAG GAAATATCGGCAGCAGCGCCGCGCGCTCCCGCGACTCCTCCCCTCTCCCTCGCGTCTCCCCCTCGCCCCGCTCCCCTCCTCCCCCCTAAGCC CCCCTCGCCGGAAGCGCTCCCGCAGATCGAGCTGCAGTTGCCCAAAAGGCCCGTCAGGGAGAGGCTAGGGGCCAGAGAGGACAAACTTGATAAAGCTGAAAGTCCAGAAAG ATTCACGCCCGAAAGAGAGCCGGAAACCAAGAGAGCGCGAAGTCGCTTAGATGAACCGCCGGAAAAGCAGCGCAAgatagatgatgatgatgatgatcttgAAACTAGTTCTAAAAGGATTTCGTCTAA AGTGGCAGTATTGGAGCGCACGCCGCGAGTCTGCGCAAGCGTGGTGCGAGTGCGTCCGCGGCCGCGCGTGGCTGCGCCCAGCAACAGCTTACTGCTGCGAGCGGTGGCCGACGCGCACAAGAGCCTGCTCAAT ATACCACCAAAAATGGAAACTGAGCCAGCGAAAGTGAAGCGAGCCCTCGTGAAGCCAATGCGGCGGTGTGTCGATGCACAGAAGATAGTCATACAAGTGCAAGCTGATTCACATACAGAAACAACTGAAAAGGCGGACAGTGAGAAACAGAG ATCGCCCTCAGAGAAAGAGGAATTCTCGCCCGCTCTGTTCACCAAGAAGATCGTCAACACAGATTACGTGCCGCCGCGAACTAAGGATCCAAGGACGTCCAGTGTGCGCGACGATACTCTAGTCATAGAAACACT aaatatcCACAACCCAACAGTAGAcaaacaaaaagacacacaATTTATTGTTACCATGGACGGATATGATCCTAACGTGTTCCTAGCCAAAAAACTATTGACAGAAGGTCTCTTAGATGACGAtgacaaaagcaaaaaatcagACACTGATTCAAAAACTAAAGATAAACCAGATAAAGTTTATAAAGAGGTAGATGAAAGAACAGAAACAGTAAAAAATAAAGAAGTGAAAGAATCTAAAAAGGAAATCAATAAAGATCTACCTATAGAAAATAAAGTAAAGCATGacaaaaaagattcaaaagaTGACAAAGATGTAGCTCCAAAAAAGCGTCTAAGTGATACTAGCGAAGAGAGTGACACTCAAGTTATAATAAATCCAGAAACGGAAAAGACTGAACCAGAAGTAGAGGAGAAGTTAGAAGTGCCGGTTGTTAGAAAGAGAAAGAAGAGTCCGATAGTGTTTGATGTGGAAAAGAAAGAGAAGAAGGATAGAGCGAGGGAGCGGACTGAGAGCGCTGGGAGTGATAATCATGTGACTGTAACAACAATTACTAGTACGCATAAATATGATTCAGTTCCTTCAT tGTCAGCGGCAGAGCGCGCCGTGATCCCGTGCCGAGCGTTCCCCGCGTGTCGCTATGGCAGTTCCTGCGCGTTCCTGCACCCTCGCTGCAAGTTCGCAGCCGCTTGTACGCGCAGGGATTGTGtgtatacacacacacagccgCCTAAACTCGTGG CGTCCCACGTAGTCCCGGCCGCGACCTTCAAGACCATCCAACCATCAGCTTTACCCACCATCTGCAAGTTTTACCCCAACTGCGTGAACCCCGCGTGCCACTTCGCGCACCCTAAACCCTGTCGCTACGGTAAAGGCTGTCTCAACAAAGCCGAGTGCAATTTCTACCACGCCGACAAGTGGCGGTATCCCGTGTAg